In Zingiber officinale cultivar Zhangliang chromosome 8B, Zo_v1.1, whole genome shotgun sequence, a single genomic region encodes these proteins:
- the LOC122015830 gene encoding peroxidase 5-like has product MALERERRARLVVALAMALWISGAMRAEAQFKVGFYSQSCPRAEAIVKEEIEKALADDEGVGADLLRMHFHDCFVRGCDGSILLDSTNNSTAEKDAQINLTLEGFDIIDDVKEKLEAACKGVVSCADLLAFAARDAVVHYGGIHYEVPSGRRDGRISVASDTDILPSPDFKLAKLTDLFVSKGLSQSEMIVLSGAHTVGIAHCDAFSKRLDSADPRMDGKYAAALRKECPPASNNTVSMDPQSPHKFDNHYYRLVLDSRSLFTSDDTLLSAWSTAAQVKRLACDFKGFQREFAAAIVKMGAIGVLTGSGGEVRTNCRVVN; this is encoded by the exons ATGGCATTGGAAAGAGAAAGACGAGCCAGGTTGGTGGTGGCCTTGGCCATGGCCCTGTGGATTAGTGGCGCAATGAGAGCAGAAGCTCAGTTCAAGGTTGGCTTCTACTCCCAGAGCTGTCCCCGAGCGGAGGCCATCGTCAAAGAGGAGATCGAGAAGGCCCTCGCCGACGACGAAGGCGTCGGCGCTGACCTCCTCAGGATGCACTTCCATGACTGCTTCGTCAGG GGCTGCGATGGTTCGATTTTGTTAGACTCCACCAACAATAGCACGGCCGAGAAGGACGCGCAGATCAACCTCACGCTCGAAGGGTTCGACATTATCGACGATGTGAAGGAGAAGCTGGAAGCTGCCTGCAAGGGAGTTGTCTCCTGCGCCGACCTCCTTGCCTTCGCTGCCAGGGACGCCGTTGTTCAT TACGGAGGGATTCACTACGAGGTGCCGTCCGGGAGAAGAGACGGAAGGATCTCCGTTGCCTCCGACACCGACATCCTTCCTTCGCCGGACTTCAAGCTCGCCAAGCTCACCGACTTGTTCGTCTCCAAGGGCTTGAGCCAGAGCGAGATGATCGTCCTCTCCGGAGCTCACACGGTGGGCATTGCGCACTGCGACGCCTTCTCGAAGCGGCTGGACTCGGCGGACCCCAGGATGGACGGGAAGTACGCGGCGGCGCTGAGGAAGGAGTGCCCGCCGGCGAGCAACAACACGGTCTCGATGGACCCGCAGTCGCCGCACAAGTTCGACAACCATTACTACCGCCTCGTGCTGGACAGCCGCAGCCTCTTCACCTCCGACGACACCCTGCTGTCCGCGTGGAGCACGGCGGCGCAGGTGAAGCGGCTCGCCTGCGACTTCAAGGGTTTCCAGCGGGAGTTCGCGGCCGCCATTGTCAAGATGGGGGCCATCGGCGTACTCACCGGCTCCGGCGGCGAGGTCCGCACCAATTGCCGAGTCGTCAACTGA
- the LOC122013590 gene encoding expansin-A7-like yields the protein MAPSLLRQHGRLALVFLVLLLGTATTSSALTLPKLPKLPNFRPGRWRYAHATFYGDETASETMGGACGFGNLFSTGYGTATAALSTVLYLGGFSCGQCFQIRCAKSQYCYRGSPIATITATNLCPPNWALPSNNGGWCNPPRPHFDMSKPAFMKIAQWRAGIVPVMYRRVPCPRRGGIRFLLQGNGYWLLTFVMNVGGAGDVGSIWVKGSKTGWMKMSHNWGASYQAFSRLGGQSLSFKVVSYSTKQTIFAYNVAPANWWTGKTYQARVNFK from the exons ATGGCGCCCTCCCTGCTGCGGCAGCACGGCCGCCTCGCGTTAGTCTTCCTCGTTCTCCTCCTCGGCACGGCCACCACGTCGTCGGCTTTAACGTTGCCGAAGTTACCTAAACTTCCCAATTTCCGACCCGGCCGTTGGAGGTACGCCCACGCCACCTTCTACGGCGACGAGACGGCGTCGGAGACCATGG GCGGAGCATGCGGCTTCGGGAACTTGTTCAGCACCGGGTACGGGACGGCGACGGCGGCGCTGAGCACGGTGCTGTACCTGGGCGGATTCTCCTGCGGGCAATGCTTCCAGATCCGGTGCGCGAAGTCGCAGTACTGCTACCGTGGGTCTCCGATCGCCACCATCACCGCCACCAACCTCTGCCCGCCCAACTGGGCCTTGCCCTCCAACAACGGCGGCTGGTGCAACCCTCCCAGGCCCCATTTCGACATGTCCAAGCCGGCCTTCATGAAGATTGCCCAGTGGCGCGCCGGCATCGTCCCGGTCATGTACCGGAG GGTGCCGTGCCCTAGGAGAGGAGGGATTCGGTTCTTGTTGCAGGGCAATGGGTACTGGCTGCTGACGTTCGTGATGAACGTGGGAGGGGCAGGGGACGTCGGGAGTATCTGGGTGAAGGGGAGCAAGACCGGGTGGATGAAGATGAGCCACAACTGGGGAGCCTCGTACCAGGCCTTTTCCCGGCTCGGCGGCCAGTCGCTCTCCTTCAAGGTCGTCTCCTACTCCACCAAGCAGACAATCTTCGCATACAACGTCGCTCCGGCCAACTGGTGGACCGGCAAGACGTACCAGGCGCGCGTCAACTTCAAGTGA
- the LOC122016177 gene encoding deSI-like protein At4g17486 yields MTEVVLHVYDVTNSGSEKTNNTILQINRIFKDRIGLGGIFHSAIQVYGDEEWSFGFCEQGSGVFSCPPGRNPMYTYRERIVLGETDCSIFKVNQILRELSRTWPGQSYDLLSKNCNHFCDTFCEKLGAPKLPGWINRFANAGDTAVVVAGNAAFRLRQAKQEIVTASKVAYRFMSGLASNPNSEEGTPESPSNSNRGSPRFQGAWFKNLMSIGAKPSTSTSELAEESNDVPIHHQQHSEAATRLETK; encoded by the exons ATGACGGAGGTAGTGTTGCACGTATACGACGTGACCAACAGCGGATCGGAGAAGACGAACAACACCATCCTCCAGATCAACCGTATCTTTAAGGATCGTATCGGACTCGGCGGCATCTTCCACAGCGCTATTCag GTTTATGGAGATGAGGAATGGTCATTTGGATTTTGTGAACAAGGCTCTGGAGTTTTCAGTTGTCCTCCAGGTAGAAATCCTATGTATACCTACCGTGAGAGAATTGTTCTGGGAGAAACAGATTgctcaattttcaaagtaaatcAGATTTTGAGAGAGCTTAGTCGAACATGGCCGGGACAGTCATATGATCTTTTATCAAAGAACTGCAATCATTTCTGTGACACATTCTGTGAAAAGCTAGGTGCCCCAAAGCTTCCAG GCTGGATTAACCGCTTTGCTAATGCTGGTGATACTGCTGTGGTCGTTGCAGGAAATGCAGCATTCAGG CTGCGTCAAGCAAAACAAGAAATTGTAACTGCTAGCAAAGTGGCTTACAGATTTATGTCTGGTTTAGCTTCAAATCCAAATTCAGAGGAGGGTACTCCAGAATCCCCAAGCAATTCTAATAGAGgtagccctagatttcaaggtGCATGGTTTAAAAACTTGATGTCCATTGGCGCCAAACCATCAACAAGCACATCGGAGCTCGCAGAAGAGTCTAATGACGTACCTATCCACCATCAACAACATTCAGAAGCTGCAACACGGCTCGAAACAAAATAG